Proteins from one Deinococcus actinosclerus genomic window:
- the glpX gene encoding class II fructose-bisphosphatase — protein MTVKRKQGAESRVDTNHFEHALVLETARVTEGAALAASRWMGMGDKNAVDGAGTEAMRELLNSLDIRGTVVIGEGEMDEAPMLYIGEKVGQGQYEVDIAVDPVEGTSVTAKGLPNGLAVIALSERGGLMHAPDCYMDKLVVPPPAAGKVNLDWPVEANLNVLAQSLERDVDDLMITILDRERHADLIRRVRAAGARVKLIGDGDVVASLQVGVRGTGVHALMGSGGAPEGVLSAAAMKCLGAEIQGRFIAEDDAMRERFRAMGVDEQKVYRTNDLAPGKQMVFSATGITYGELLSGVRRFGGGARTHTLVMGYATRVVRFIDTVHLEDDGARVTIRV, from the coding sequence ATGACGGTCAAGCGGAAGCAAGGCGCGGAGAGCCGCGTGGATACCAACCACTTCGAGCACGCCCTGGTCCTGGAGACCGCCCGGGTGACCGAGGGCGCCGCCCTGGCCGCCAGCCGCTGGATGGGCATGGGCGACAAGAACGCCGTGGACGGCGCGGGCACCGAGGCCATGCGCGAACTGCTCAACAGCCTGGATATCCGCGGCACGGTCGTGATCGGCGAGGGCGAGATGGACGAGGCCCCCATGCTGTACATCGGCGAGAAGGTCGGGCAGGGGCAGTACGAGGTGGACATCGCCGTGGACCCGGTCGAGGGTACCAGCGTGACCGCCAAGGGCCTGCCGAACGGGCTGGCCGTGATCGCCCTGTCCGAGCGCGGCGGGCTGATGCACGCGCCGGACTGCTACATGGACAAGCTGGTCGTGCCGCCCCCCGCCGCCGGGAAGGTGAACCTGGACTGGCCGGTCGAGGCGAACCTGAACGTCCTGGCGCAGAGCCTGGAGCGCGACGTGGACGACCTGATGATCACCATCCTGGACCGCGAGCGGCACGCGGACCTGATCCGCCGGGTGCGGGCCGCCGGGGCGCGCGTGAAACTGATCGGGGACGGCGACGTGGTCGCCAGCCTCCAGGTGGGCGTGCGGGGCACGGGCGTGCACGCGCTGATGGGTTCGGGCGGCGCGCCCGAGGGGGTGCTGTCGGCGGCCGCCATGAAGTGCCTGGGCGCGGAGATCCAGGGCCGCTTCATCGCGGAGGACGACGCCATGCGCGAGCGGTTCCGGGCGATGGGCGTGGACGAACAGAAGGTCTACAGGACGAACGATCTCGCGCCGGGCAAGCAGATGGTGTTCAGCGCGACCGGCATCACGTACGGCGAACTGCTCAGCGGCGTGCGGCGTTTCGGCGGCGGCGCCCGAACCCACACGCTGGTGATGGGCTACGCGACTCGCGTGGTGCGTTTCATCGACACGGTGCATCTGGAGGACGACGGC
- the pgm gene encoding phosphoglucomutase (alpha-D-glucose-1,6-bisphosphate-dependent), producing MTLSPLAGKRAPQSLLTNIPRLVAHYYETRPDPRDPLQRVAFGTSGHRGTSLGGTFNEAHILAVTQAVAEHRAAAGIQGPLFMGLDTHALSEPAWMTALQVLVANGVQVRAQAGSFTPTPLISHAILEHNRPGREGKPDHDWADGIVITPSHNPPQDGGFKYNPPSGGPADTDVTGAVQARANAILENELRDVKRVSLEDALAGLTDFDFITPYVSQLGTVVNLDAIRQSGVRIGVDPLGGSSLPVWQAIQAQHGLNLTIVNEDLDPRFAFMSVDRDGKIRMDCSSPYAMAGLLALKDDFDVAIGNDPDADRHGVVTRAGLMNPNHYLAVMIEYLFSHRPGWRADAAIGKTLVSSALIDRVGAGIGRRVVEVPVGFKYFVEGLLDGSFGFGGEESAGASFLRLDGTPWSTDKDGLIPGLLAAEMTAVTGKTPSERFADLTARYGETAYDRQDAPADAAQKKILSNLSPEQVTATTLGGDPITAKLTRAPGNGAGIGGLKVTTDQAWFAARPSGTEDVYKIYAESFRGAEHLQQVMAEARDVVSAALNGQ from the coding sequence ATGACCCTCAGCCCCCTGGCCGGTAAACGCGCGCCGCAGAGCCTGCTGACGAACATCCCCCGACTGGTCGCCCACTACTACGAGACCCGCCCCGACCCGCGCGATCCCCTCCAGCGCGTGGCCTTCGGCACGAGCGGGCACCGCGGCACCAGCCTGGGCGGCACCTTCAACGAGGCGCACATCCTGGCGGTCACGCAGGCCGTCGCCGAGCACCGCGCCGCCGCCGGCATCCAGGGGCCGCTGTTCATGGGCCTGGACACCCACGCGCTGTCCGAACCCGCCTGGATGACCGCCCTGCAGGTGCTCGTCGCCAACGGCGTGCAGGTGCGCGCGCAGGCCGGATCGTTCACGCCCACGCCGCTGATCAGCCACGCGATCCTCGAACACAACCGCCCCGGCCGCGAAGGCAAACCAGACCACGACTGGGCCGACGGGATCGTCATCACGCCCAGCCACAACCCCCCGCAGGACGGCGGCTTCAAGTACAACCCCCCCTCCGGCGGCCCGGCCGACACCGACGTGACCGGCGCCGTGCAGGCCCGCGCGAACGCCATCCTGGAGAACGAACTGCGCGACGTGAAGCGCGTCTCGCTGGAGGACGCCCTGGCGGGCCTGACCGACTTCGACTTCATCACGCCCTACGTGTCGCAGTTGGGCACGGTCGTGAATCTGGACGCCATCCGCCAGAGCGGCGTGCGCATCGGCGTGGACCCGCTGGGCGGCAGCAGCCTCCCGGTGTGGCAGGCCATTCAGGCGCAGCACGGCCTGAACCTGACCATCGTGAACGAGGACCTCGACCCCCGCTTCGCGTTCATGAGCGTGGACCGCGACGGGAAGATCCGCATGGACTGCTCCAGCCCATACGCCATGGCGGGCCTGCTGGCCCTGAAGGACGATTTCGACGTGGCGATCGGCAACGACCCGGACGCCGACCGGCACGGCGTCGTGACCCGCGCGGGCCTGATGAACCCCAACCACTACCTCGCCGTGATGATCGAGTACCTGTTCAGCCACCGCCCCGGCTGGCGCGCGGACGCCGCCATCGGCAAGACGCTCGTGAGCAGCGCCCTGATCGACCGGGTGGGCGCCGGGATCGGGCGGCGCGTCGTGGAAGTCCCGGTGGGCTTCAAATACTTCGTGGAGGGCCTGCTGGACGGTTCGTTCGGCTTCGGGGGAGAGGAGAGCGCCGGGGCGAGCTTCCTGAGACTGGACGGTACGCCCTGGAGCACCGACAAGGACGGCCTGATCCCGGGCCTGCTGGCCGCCGAGATGACCGCCGTGACCGGCAAGACGCCCAGCGAGCGCTTCGCGGACCTCACCGCCCGCTACGGCGAGACCGCCTACGACCGTCAGGACGCTCCCGCCGACGCCGCGCAGAAGAAGATCCTGTCGAACCTCAGCCCCGAGCAGGTCACCGCCACCACGCTGGGCGGCGACCCCATCACCGCGAAGCTGACCCGCGCGCCCGGCAACGGTGCGGGCATCGGCGGGCTGAAGGTCACCACCGACCAGGCCTGGTTCGCCGCGCGCCCCAGCGGCACCGAGGACGTGTACAAGATCTACGCCGAGAGCTTCCGCGGCGCCGAGCACCTCCAGCAGGTCATGGCCGAAGCGCGCGACGTGGTCAGCGCGGCCCTGAACGGCCAGTAA